GCCCGCGATGGCCTGACTGGGGTTGGGGCCGCTGCGGCCCGCCGCCGCGAAGCACAGCGGGACGACCACCGCGATGCCCAGGCCCAGCAGCGCGAACCCGGCCATCGCCACCGCCGGATGGTCGGACACGACGATGAGCAGGCCGCCGAGCGTGGCGAGGACGCCGCCGAACCGGACCGTGCGCACGGCGCCGTAGCGGTCCACCACCTTGTCGCCGGCGATCCGGGCGAGCGCCATCGTGAGCGTGAAGCCGGTGGTGCACGCCGCCGCGAGACCGGCCGAGGCGTCCAGCTGGTCCCGCAGATAGACCGCCGACCAGTCCAGGCTCGCGCCCTCCGCGAAGACCGCGCAGAACCCGACCGCGCCGATCAGCAGCGCCGAGCGGGGCGGCAGCGCGAACCGGGGCGGCGGCTCCTCGTCCTCGGCGGGCTGCAGGTCGAGCACCCACCGGCAGGCCAGGACGCCGAGGAAGGTGAGGGTGGCCGCGGCGAGCGCGTGGTGCAGCCGGGCGTCGGTGCCCAGGTGCGCCGCGAGCGTGCCGGCCGCCGAGCCGATCAGGGCGCCCGCGCTCCACATGCCGTGCAGCCCGGACATGATCGACCGGTCGAGGCGGTTCTCGACCTCGACGCCGAGCGCGTTCATCGCCACGTCCGCCATACCCGCCGTGGCGCCGAAGGTGAACAGGGCCAGGCACAGGGTCAGCAGGTTGGGGGCGAGGGAGGGCAGGACGAGGGCGAGCGTCCACAGGGCGATCAGTCCGCGCAGGGCGTTCCGGGCGCCGAAGCGGTGGCTGACACTGCCCGCCAGCGGCATCGCCACGGAGGCGCCGAGCGCGGGGAAGGCGAGCGCCAGCCCCAGCTGGCCGGCGCTGACCCCGGCGTGGTCCTGGATCCACGGCACCCGTGTCGCGAACGAGCCCGTGACAGCGCCGTGCACGGCGAAGACGGCCGCCACGGCGTACCGGGCGCGCTTCACCTCGCGCTGCTCGTCAACCACTGCGCTCATTCTGCGGCCCCTCCCTGCTTCTCGGCCCCCTGTCGGTCCCGGGCCTGCGGTCGCCGCCGTAAACTATCAGGGACCCTGCCTGATAGATAGCGGATAAACCAGCCGTGGGAGGATCCCGGCATGCCCGCATCCCCGAGCACCGCCCGGGCCATCAACGACCGGCTCGCCCTGCGCCTGCTCCAGCGGGAGGGCCCGTTGACGGCAGGGCAGTTGAAGCAGCTGACCGGCCTGTCCCGGCCGACCGTCGCCGACCTCGTCGAACGCCTCACCGCCGCCGGCCTGATCGGGGTCGTCGGCGAGGCGGGGGAACAGCGGCGCGGGCCGAACGCCAAGCTGTACGGCATCGTCGCCGACCGTGCCCATCTGGCGGCGCTGGACGTCCGTACCGAGGGCGTCTCGGTGGTCGTGTCCGACCTGGTCGGGGCCGTGCTCGCGGAGGCGTCGGTGCCGATCGGCGGTGACACGGGGACCGGGCCTGCCGTGGAACAGGCGGTGGCGCTGGTGGAGCGGGTCGTGAAGGAGGCGGGAGCGGACCGGCTCCATACGGTGGGCATCGGCGCCCCGGGCCTCATCGACCCGGCCGGCGGTGAACTGCGCGACTCAACCGGCCTCCCCGCATGGCACCGCCGCCTGGTGGCGGCGCTCCAGGAACGGTTCCCCGAGGCTCGGGTCAACGTCGAGAACGAGACCAACCTCGCCGCTCTCGCGGAACAGCGCGACGGAGCGGCCCGGGACCGGGACACCTTCGTCCTGCTGTGGCTCGGCCACGGCACCGGCGCGGCCGTGGTCCTCGACGGGGCCCTGCGCCGCGGGGCCTCCGGCGGGACCGGCGAGATCGGGTTCCTGCCGGTGCCGGGCACGGCGGGGCTGCCGTCGGCTGTGGACTGCGAGGGCGGATTCCACTCGCTGGCGGGGTCGGCGGCGGTGGTGGAGCTTGCCGGCGCGTACGGGCTGAGCCTTGAGGGCGCCGCTGTGCACGAGCCACTGGCGGCGGGGGTGGTGAGGGAAGCGGTGGCGCTGGTCGCCGGGGCCGGCGGCGGGGGAGCGGGGCACCGGCCTGCGGGGCGGGGAAGCCCGACGCCCGCCTCGGGCGGCTCGGAACGCGCCGAGCCGACCAGCCCCTCGGACATCGCGCCCCCTGCCTCGGTCGCCGGCGGCGCGCGGGCAGCGGCGACGCAGGCGACCGACAGCGCGGACGGCACCGCCACAGCGCGCCCCTTGGACCACTCGATGCGAGCCGACCCGCATCCCACCACCGCGCCGCCTGCCGAACCGTCCCGGGGCTACGACGCGCCCGCCGAGCCGTCCCATGCCTCCGCCCCCGTGGCGTACGCCGACCCACGCCACGCTGCGGCTCCTGCCGACGAGGCTGACGGTCCGGCGTCCGCCGACGAGGCTCGCGGTCCGGCGTCCGCCGACCATCCTCACGGCCCGGCCTCCGCCGACCGTTTCCTCGACGCTCTCGCCGACCGCCTCGCCATCGGCGTCGCCTCTGTGGTCGCGATCCTCGACCCCGGTTGCGTGGTCCTCGGCGGAGAGGTCGGGCAGGCCGGCGGGGACGTGCTGGCCCGGCGGGTGGAGGAGCGGATCCGGCGGATGTCGCCGTTGGTGACGGTGGTCCGCCCCAGCGCTCTGGGCGGCGGCGCAGTGCTGCGCGGCGCGCTGCTCACCGCACGGGACGCCGCCCAGGACGACCTGTTCGCACCGCCGGACCGGTAACCCGCCCGCCCGCTCCCGCCCTCCAAGTGCCCGGCGAGCACGGGCCCTTGGAGGGCAGGCCGGCTTGCCCGGGGAGTTCCGTTCAGGCGTGGCCGTACCTGGAAGCGCCGGTCAGACCCGCCGCCCCCCAACCCGCCCCACGTACTCCTCGAACGTCCCCTTGCCCACTCCCGGCCCCCGCGTCAGATGCCCGCCCGAGCGGAACCCCCGGTACCCCTTCCCCCACAGCGGCACGTTCGCCACGGCCCGCTTCCGTCCCGTCGCCTTGAGGTAGGCGCGGGCCAGTGAATCGAGGGTCCGTACCTCGGGGCCGCCCATGTCGGCGACCCGCCCCGCCGGAGCCGCGAGGGCCAGTTCGGCGAGGCGGTCCGCGACCTCCGTCACCTCTACGGGCTGGTCCTTCACGCCGGCCGGGAGGAGCATGACGGGCGGCTTGGACAGGATCACGAACAGCCGGACCAGGAGGTCGTGGAACTGCGTCGCCCGCAGCACGGTCCAGCCGAGCCCCGACTCCTCGATCAGCGTCTCCACGGCGAGCTTGGTCCGGTAGTAGCCGAAAGGCACCCGGTCGATGCCGACGATCGAGATGTAGACCAGGTGCTGTACGCCCGCCCTGCGCGCCGCCGCGATCAGATGCGCCGCCGCCTTTTCGTCGCCCCCACCCGGCGAGGTCGCGCAGTGCACGATCGTGTCCACGCCCGCCACCGCCGCGTCCAGGCCGGGGCCACCCTTGCGCAGATCGACGGCGTACGGCTGGGCGTGCCGACTCAGCACCCGTACGTCGTGCCCGTCCCCGCGCAGCCGCTCGGTGACGAGCCGGCCGAGCGTTCCGGTACCGCCGGTCACCAGGATCGTGGTCATGCTGTTCAGCCCCTTCGGACGCCGGGCGCTCCCGGGTGGAGCGCCCCTCGTCAACTGGGACCGAATACCCGGTGCGGAATGTGACAGCCGGCCTCAGGGGTCTTCTACGCCCCGGTCAGCTGACGGCCCGCGAACGCCAGCTTGTCCGGGTTCACCACGGCTCGGGCATGCACGACGAGACCGTCGCTCAGCTCCAGCGCGACGACGCCGAGGAGCGTGTCGCCCGCCCAGGCGGCCACCGCCGGCTCGCCGTTGACCTCGGCCGTCGTGAAGTGCACGCCCTCCATGAACCGCTCGACCAGGCCCACCAGGAAACGGGACACCTTCTCCCGGCCCTCGACCGGCCGCCGGGCCGACGAGACCTTGCCACCACCGTCGCTCGACCAGATCACGTCGGCCGCCAGCAGCTTCTCCAGCCGGGCCAGATCGCCGTCCCGGGCCGCGGCCACGAAGGACGCGACGAGCTCCTCCTGTCGCTCCGGGGCCGGCTCGAACCGCGACCGCGCCTCACCCACCCGCTGGACCGCGCGCCGGTAGAGCTGACGGCAGTTGGCCTCCGTCAGATCCAGCGCCTCGGCGATCTCCCGGTGGCCGTACGCGAACGCCTCCCGGAGGACGTACA
Above is a window of Streptomyces sp. DT2A-34 DNA encoding:
- a CDS encoding MFS transporter, which encodes MSAVVDEQREVKRARYAVAAVFAVHGAVTGSFATRVPWIQDHAGVSAGQLGLALAFPALGASVAMPLAGSVSHRFGARNALRGLIALWTLALVLPSLAPNLLTLCLALFTFGATAGMADVAMNALGVEVENRLDRSIMSGLHGMWSAGALIGSAAGTLAAHLGTDARLHHALAAATLTFLGVLACRWVLDLQPAEDEEPPPRFALPPRSALLIGAVGFCAVFAEGASLDWSAVYLRDQLDASAGLAAACTTGFTLTMALARIAGDKVVDRYGAVRTVRFGGVLATLGGLLIVVSDHPAVAMAGFALLGLGIAVVVPLCFAAAGRSGPNPSQAIAGVATITYTSGLVAPGAIGGLAQATSLMVSFCVVTVLASGLAVFAGVLRAGDRDRPKVSRPEAAVPDPRP
- a CDS encoding RNA polymerase sigma-70 factor, coding for MTTATADEFETHRPRLFGLAYRMLGSAEEAEDTVQDAYLRFSGADRARIEHPAAWLAKVVTNLCLTRLTSARARREQYAGPWLPEPVITSDGTLGPLESAEQRDAVSMAMLVLLERLTPTERAVYVLREAFAYGHREIAEALDLTEANCRQLYRRAVQRVGEARSRFEPAPERQEELVASFVAAARDGDLARLEKLLAADVIWSSDGGGKVSSARRPVEGREKVSRFLVGLVERFMEGVHFTTAEVNGEPAVAAWAGDTLLGVVALELSDGLVVHARAVVNPDKLAFAGRQLTGA
- a CDS encoding SDR family oxidoreductase, with protein sequence MTTILVTGGTGTLGRLVTERLRGDGHDVRVLSRHAQPYAVDLRKGGPGLDAAVAGVDTIVHCATSPGGGDEKAAAHLIAAARRAGVQHLVYISIVGIDRVPFGYYRTKLAVETLIEESGLGWTVLRATQFHDLLVRLFVILSKPPVMLLPAGVKDQPVEVTEVADRLAELALAAPAGRVADMGGPEVRTLDSLARAYLKATGRKRAVANVPLWGKGYRGFRSGGHLTRGPGVGKGTFEEYVGRVGGRRV
- a CDS encoding ROK family protein, with product MPASPSTARAINDRLALRLLQREGPLTAGQLKQLTGLSRPTVADLVERLTAAGLIGVVGEAGEQRRGPNAKLYGIVADRAHLAALDVRTEGVSVVVSDLVGAVLAEASVPIGGDTGTGPAVEQAVALVERVVKEAGADRLHTVGIGAPGLIDPAGGELRDSTGLPAWHRRLVAALQERFPEARVNVENETNLAALAEQRDGAARDRDTFVLLWLGHGTGAAVVLDGALRRGASGGTGEIGFLPVPGTAGLPSAVDCEGGFHSLAGSAAVVELAGAYGLSLEGAAVHEPLAAGVVREAVALVAGAGGGGAGHRPAGRGSPTPASGGSERAEPTSPSDIAPPASVAGGARAAATQATDSADGTATARPLDHSMRADPHPTTAPPAEPSRGYDAPAEPSHASAPVAYADPRHAAAPADEADGPASADEARGPASADHPHGPASADRFLDALADRLAIGVASVVAILDPGCVVLGGEVGQAGGDVLARRVEERIRRMSPLVTVVRPSALGGGAVLRGALLTARDAAQDDLFAPPDR